In Alphaproteobacteria bacterium, one genomic interval encodes:
- a CDS encoding nucleotidyltransferase family protein: MSQTITQAMILAAGFGTRLRPITDTVPKAMAMVDGKPLLDYAMGHAVSAGARKIIVNTHYLPQVIEQHLQRRPVTISHETEILETGGGVKNVITQFDDKEFYVINADSLWLDGANPLLNQLAKKWDSGKMDALLALIPNKGQYPDLQGDFDLSPDGRLQRHGQSKPLPYHFMGVQILHPRLFDKSPTGRFSLNILYDQAEGQHRLYGHIAEGIEWFHISTPQDLQKTNVYFADKNQIAP; encoded by the coding sequence ATGTCCCAAACCATTACCCAAGCGATGATTCTCGCGGCCGGATTCGGCACGCGGTTGCGCCCCATCACCGATACTGTTCCAAAGGCGATGGCGATGGTGGATGGCAAGCCATTGTTGGATTATGCCATGGGCCATGCGGTCAGCGCGGGAGCCAGAAAAATAATCGTCAACACCCATTATTTGCCGCAGGTAATCGAACAACATCTGCAACGCCGCCCGGTGACCATCAGCCATGAAACCGAAATTCTGGAAACCGGCGGCGGGGTTAAAAATGTTATCACCCAATTCGATGATAAAGAATTTTATGTCATCAATGCGGATTCTTTGTGGTTGGACGGAGCAAATCCGTTATTGAACCAGTTGGCAAAAAAATGGGATAGCGGGAAAATGGATGCGTTATTGGCGCTGATCCCGAACAAAGGCCAATATCCGGATTTACAAGGCGATTTCGACTTGTCGCCCGATGGACGATTGCAGCGTCACGGCCAATCCAAGCCGTTGCCATATCATTTCATGGGCGTACAGATTTTACATCCGCGTTTATTTGATAAATCTCCAACCGGGCGGTTCAGTTTAAATATTTTATACGACCAAGCGGAAGGCCAGCACCGTTTGTACGGCCATATCGCCGAAGGCATCGAATGGTTTCACATCTCGACACCGCAAGATCTGCAAAAAACCAATGTTTATTTCGCGGATAAAAACCAAATTGCCCCATGA